In one Corynebacterium bovis DSM 20582 = CIP 54.80 genomic region, the following are encoded:
- a CDS encoding non-ribosomal peptide synthetase codes for MTVNPTPPGRPTAPTTDEIVAQIRAAVPDVPVDADTDLVGAGLDSLRIMRLAGGWRKAGFDVSFAELLAAPTPEGWQEVLAAAAPGDGTPGSAGQPAGAPGSAGQPAGAPGSAGQAPVDPDAHEPFPLAPLQHAYWAGGAQETLGGVSAHLYVELDGPDTDPEALAGAVDRLLRRHGMLRAEIVDDGTQRIAAEPPADVLHVDDLRDLSDGARDQVLEETRRRTGTQRLAADHGRMIDIRLSRLPGGRARLHVDFDMLGGDAMSYRVALDDLAAFLDGDDPAPVRTSFREYVLDPQVAEPPHRERDRAWWRDRLDDLPVPPRLPVRGTGGSGGTGGSGATSTPPAADHPPAVRRHLTLDPAEKDALRRHAAANGVTPAAALAAAFAEAVGLCADSPRFLLNLPLFHRQPVHDDVDRLVGDFSSLILVEVDLTCPAAVLDRVRALSASMRDAAGHADWNALDVLRDLGRRDGGQVIAPVVYTSAVGLGELFSPRVRRRFGDPVWIISQGPQVLLDAQVTELDGGFLVNWDIQEHRFRPGVVDTMFDAYRANVRALTASADWSAAFPGGVPAGQLAARDRTHTTAPVSGRMLHEGFFDTAAADPGRPAVLWGEDGVRTYGEVADAARRVAGAVRAAGAGRGDVVGVRLRKGPDQVPVLLGVLAAGAAWVPLGVDQPVERLRRILGTADCTLVLADGEGGPLEVEGVRVLDVADAFAHDPVPEAARTPEVDPEDLAYVLFTSGSTGEPKGVEVPHRAVMNTLDVVNGITGMTSADRTLALASVEFDLSVQDVFGPLSAGGAVVCLDADERRDPEVWARRIDHRGVTHLYCVPPLLDMLLAGRSASSLTGLRWCLLGGDRVTTDLPGRLWARAPRCRVAGLGGATETAIHETVHEVTGPDAIDPEWQAVPFGTPLPTMRCRVVDAAGRDRPDHVPGELWVAGPGLADGYRHDPGKTADRFPVVDGVRWYRTGDRVRYLPGGCIEFLGRADDQLKIRGYRVETGEVEAALRAVPGVAAGAVSVYRDPGVHLGAVVQPEPGTGVDADAVARSMAGAVPPYMVPDRIVTVAAVPVTANGKIDRRACARIVADGGVGGAGAAGSPGTGGTGVPGAAGGAGGGAAAGGTACPGVDRLPTPGTLEHLVAGVLEEVLDLDPGTVGADDDVIALGGDSVLMVKVVSVLRELLDDTTLPAAVLFENRTARTVAEGLRRCERQPGLFDRTAGILHELDGELDGELDDGLDGEPADGRGEEGL; via the coding sequence ATGACAGTGAACCCGACACCTCCCGGCCGGCCGACCGCGCCGACGACGGACGAGATCGTGGCGCAGATCCGCGCGGCAGTCCCCGACGTGCCGGTGGACGCGGACACCGACCTCGTGGGGGCGGGGCTGGACTCGCTGCGCATCATGCGTCTGGCGGGGGGCTGGCGGAAGGCCGGGTTCGACGTCTCCTTCGCCGAGCTCCTCGCCGCCCCGACCCCGGAGGGCTGGCAGGAGGTCCTCGCCGCCGCGGCACCCGGCGACGGAACGCCGGGGAGTGCCGGTCAGCCGGCCGGGGCGCCGGGCAGTGCCGGTCAGCCGGCCGGGGCGCCGGGCAGTGCCGGCCAGGCCCCCGTCGACCCGGACGCGCACGAGCCGTTCCCGCTCGCCCCGCTCCAGCACGCGTACTGGGCGGGCGGCGCCCAGGAGACGCTGGGAGGGGTGTCCGCGCACCTGTACGTCGAACTGGACGGGCCGGACACGGACCCGGAGGCCCTGGCCGGGGCCGTCGACCGCCTGCTCCGCCGCCACGGAATGCTCCGTGCGGAGATTGTCGACGACGGCACCCAGCGCATCGCCGCGGAACCCCCCGCCGACGTCCTCCACGTCGACGACCTGCGGGACCTCAGCGACGGGGCGCGGGACCAGGTGCTGGAGGAGACGCGCCGCCGGACCGGGACGCAGCGCCTCGCCGCCGACCACGGCCGGATGATCGACATCCGGCTCAGCCGTCTGCCCGGGGGCCGCGCGCGGCTGCACGTGGACTTCGACATGCTCGGCGGGGACGCGATGAGCTACCGCGTCGCACTCGACGACCTCGCCGCGTTCCTCGACGGTGACGATCCCGCGCCCGTCCGGACGAGCTTCCGTGAGTACGTGCTGGACCCGCAGGTCGCCGAGCCCCCGCACCGGGAGCGCGACCGGGCGTGGTGGCGCGACCGGCTCGACGACCTCCCGGTCCCGCCCCGCCTGCCCGTGCGCGGGACGGGCGGGTCGGGCGGGACGGGAGGGTCGGGCGCCACGTCGACCCCGCCCGCCGCCGACCACCCCCCGGCCGTGCGCCGCCACCTCACGCTCGACCCGGCGGAGAAGGACGCGCTGCGCCGCCACGCGGCGGCGAACGGCGTGACCCCGGCCGCCGCGCTCGCCGCCGCGTTCGCCGAGGCCGTGGGCCTGTGCGCGGATTCGCCGCGGTTCCTGCTGAACCTGCCGCTGTTCCACCGGCAGCCGGTGCACGACGACGTCGACCGGCTCGTCGGCGACTTCAGCTCGCTCATCCTCGTCGAGGTGGACCTCACCTGCCCGGCGGCGGTGCTCGACCGGGTGCGGGCGCTGTCCGCCTCGATGCGGGACGCGGCGGGGCACGCGGACTGGAACGCCCTCGACGTGCTGCGGGACCTCGGCCGACGGGACGGCGGGCAGGTCATCGCCCCGGTGGTGTACACGTCGGCGGTGGGCCTGGGGGAGTTGTTCTCCCCGCGGGTGCGCCGCCGGTTCGGCGACCCGGTGTGGATCATCTCGCAGGGCCCGCAGGTGCTTCTCGACGCGCAGGTCACGGAGCTCGACGGCGGGTTCCTCGTGAACTGGGACATCCAGGAGCACCGGTTCCGGCCCGGGGTGGTGGACACGATGTTCGACGCCTACCGCGCGAACGTCCGGGCGCTCACCGCGTCGGCGGACTGGTCCGCCGCGTTCCCCGGGGGTGTGCCCGCCGGGCAGCTCGCGGCACGGGACCGGACGCACACGACCGCGCCCGTCTCGGGGCGGATGCTCCACGAGGGGTTCTTCGACACCGCCGCCGCCGACCCGGGGCGGCCGGCCGTGCTGTGGGGCGAGGACGGGGTGCGCACGTACGGGGAGGTCGCCGACGCCGCCAGGCGGGTCGCGGGTGCGGTCCGTGCGGCCGGGGCGGGTCGCGGCGACGTCGTCGGCGTGCGCCTGCGCAAGGGGCCGGACCAGGTGCCGGTGCTGCTCGGGGTGCTGGCCGCGGGGGCGGCGTGGGTGCCGTTGGGGGTGGACCAGCCGGTCGAGCGGCTGCGGCGGATCCTCGGGACGGCGGACTGCACGCTCGTCCTCGCCGACGGGGAGGGCGGCCCCCTGGAGGTCGAGGGGGTGCGGGTGCTCGACGTCGCGGACGCGTTCGCCCACGACCCCGTGCCGGAGGCGGCGCGCACACCGGAGGTGGACCCGGAGGACCTCGCGTACGTCCTGTTCACCTCGGGGTCCACGGGGGAGCCGAAGGGCGTGGAGGTCCCGCACCGGGCGGTGATGAACACCCTCGACGTGGTCAACGGGATCACGGGGATGACGTCCGCGGACCGGACGCTGGCCCTGGCCTCGGTGGAGTTCGACCTCTCGGTCCAGGACGTGTTCGGCCCGCTGTCGGCCGGAGGGGCGGTCGTGTGCCTCGACGCCGACGAACGCCGTGACCCGGAGGTGTGGGCGCGCCGCATCGACCACCGCGGGGTGACGCACCTCTACTGCGTCCCTCCCCTGCTGGACATGCTGCTCGCGGGGAGGTCGGCGTCGTCCCTGACCGGCCTGCGCTGGTGCCTCCTCGGCGGCGACCGGGTGACCACCGACCTCCCCGGGCGCCTGTGGGCGCGGGCACCGCGGTGCCGGGTCGCGGGGCTCGGCGGCGCGACCGAGACCGCGATCCACGAGACGGTCCACGAGGTCACGGGCCCGGACGCGATCGACCCGGAGTGGCAGGCCGTGCCGTTCGGCACCCCGCTGCCGACGATGCGCTGCCGGGTCGTCGACGCCGCCGGACGCGACCGGCCCGACCACGTGCCCGGTGAACTGTGGGTCGCCGGGCCGGGGCTCGCCGACGGGTACCGGCACGACCCGGGGAAGACCGCCGACCGGTTCCCCGTCGTCGACGGGGTGCGCTGGTACCGGACGGGCGACCGCGTCCGGTACCTGCCCGGCGGGTGCATCGAGTTCCTCGGTCGCGCCGACGACCAGCTGAAGATCCGCGGCTACCGGGTGGAGACCGGGGAGGTCGAGGCGGCGTTGCGGGCCGTGCCGGGCGTCGCCGCGGGGGCGGTGAGCGTGTACCGCGACCCGGGCGTGCACCTCGGGGCGGTCGTGCAGCCGGAGCCGGGGACCGGCGTCGACGCGGACGCGGTCGCCCGGTCGATGGCCGGAGCGGTGCCGCCGTACATGGTGCCGGACCGCATCGTCACGGTCGCGGCGGTGCCCGTGACGGCGAACGGGAAGATCGACCGGCGGGCGTGCGCGCGGATCGTCGCGGACGGCGGGGTCGGCGGTGCGGGTGCCGCCGGTTCGCCCGGAACGGGTGGCACGGGTGTGCCGGGGGCGGCCGGTGGTGCCGGTGGTGGAGCCGCCGCGGGTGGCACAGCCTGTCCCGGGGTGGACCGACTGCCGACGCCGGGCACCCTCGAACACCTCGTCGCCGGGGTGCTCGAGGAGGTGCTCGACCTCGACCCGGGGACCGTCGGGGCGGACGACGACGTCATCGCCCTCGGTGGGGACTCGGTGCTCATGGTCAAGGTCGTGTCCGTGCTGCGGGAGCTGCTCGACGACACGACGCTGCCCGCCGCCGTGCTCTTCGAGAACCGGACCGCCCGGACCGTCGCCGAGGGGCTGCGGCGGTGCGAACGGCAGCCCGGGTTGTTCGACCGGACCGCCGGGATCCTCCACGAACTCGACGGTGAACTCGACGGTGAACTCGACGACGGACTCGACGGTGAACCCGCCGACGGACGCGGGGAGGAGGGCCTGTGA
- a CDS encoding GNAT family N-acetyltransferase, with product MSTSDRELTAQIVRLWATETHLAPTAAPGETVEVVSPHLAADARSDAAADAPRLAFRWTVPARAGTGGSGTARNPRPDVPVHAPAGIADVRLVDGPSVPGERVGDAGRPVDDPRDLLDLLFRVADYRTVPGGDGTSLNRTTRRARPRTGRDGHAPDGTDAAVAAVVAAHEALVDTLDGTLGGTLDGTGDRPDPAAGDPATAGHTPGAWAVVPSLFFPGLDGVGTPDPTGHPQPGRLWAATAPWGGPAAGAPVIPLDELEFDRALTDDPAFPGIALRPADPDADADLVSTWMRLPHLAATFRQAWGPEVWHAELEHLAAHPGFQPMILTRDGEGIGYIELYRPAHMSIGAARPTDPRTAGGHMGLADLTQIRTGLGRRVVDRFIRQVHARRDTGRFTHLLSEPDIRNPAMVGAIRHTVAWEQALVSFPHKSVVLFSSAGVD from the coding sequence GTGAGCACGTCCGACAGGGAGCTCACCGCGCAGATCGTGCGCCTGTGGGCCACCGAGACGCACCTCGCCCCGACCGCCGCCCCCGGGGAGACGGTGGAGGTCGTCTCGCCGCACCTCGCCGCGGACGCCCGCTCCGATGCGGCGGCGGACGCGCCGCGGCTCGCGTTCAGGTGGACCGTGCCCGCGCGGGCGGGCACGGGTGGTTCAGGGACCGCCCGGAACCCCCGTCCCGACGTCCCCGTGCACGCTCCAGCGGGCATCGCGGACGTCCGCCTCGTCGACGGCCCGTCCGTCCCCGGGGAGCGCGTCGGTGACGCCGGCCGCCCGGTGGACGACCCGCGCGACCTGCTCGACCTGCTGTTCCGGGTCGCGGACTACCGCACGGTCCCGGGCGGCGACGGCACCAGCCTCAACCGGACCACCCGCCGCGCCCGCCCGCGGACCGGCCGCGACGGACACGCCCCGGACGGCACCGACGCCGCCGTCGCCGCGGTCGTCGCGGCGCACGAGGCGCTCGTCGACACCCTGGACGGCACCCTGGGCGGCACCCTGGACGGCACCGGCGACCGACCGGACCCGGCGGCCGGCGACCCCGCGACCGCCGGGCACACCCCCGGGGCGTGGGCCGTCGTGCCGTCGCTGTTCTTCCCGGGGCTCGACGGCGTCGGCACCCCGGACCCGACCGGGCACCCGCAGCCCGGCCGCCTGTGGGCCGCGACCGCACCGTGGGGCGGGCCGGCCGCCGGGGCCCCGGTCATCCCCCTCGACGAGCTGGAGTTCGACCGGGCCCTCACCGACGACCCCGCCTTCCCCGGCATCGCCCTGCGCCCCGCCGACCCGGACGCGGACGCGGACCTCGTCTCCACGTGGATGCGGCTGCCGCACCTCGCCGCGACCTTCCGCCAGGCGTGGGGGCCGGAGGTGTGGCACGCCGAGCTGGAGCACCTCGCGGCGCACCCCGGGTTCCAGCCGATGATCCTCACCCGGGACGGGGAGGGGATCGGGTACATCGAGCTCTACCGGCCGGCCCACATGTCCATCGGCGCGGCCCGCCCCACCGACCCGCGCACGGCCGGCGGGCACATGGGCCTGGCGGACCTGACGCAGATCAGGACCGGCCTCGGCCGGAGGGTCGTCGACCGGTTCATCCGGCAGGTGCACGCGCGGCGAGACACGGGGCGGTTCACCCACCTGCTCAGCGAGCCGGACATCCGGAACCCGGCGATGGTCGGCGCGATACGGCACACGGTGGCCTGGGAGCAGGCCCTCGTGAGCTTCCCGCACAAGTCCGTCGTCCTGTTCTCCAGCGCGGGCGTGGACTGA